CCAGAGCTGTCCCGAGCATCAAGTTCTGCAGATGGGGGTAGGGCGTCGATGGCAGACTCCGGATGGGATGTTTCCGTTGCTTGTTCTGTTGCTGTTTACTTTGGGGGTTGCGTATGGGATGCTCAGCGGTCATTGGCACAGCACGCTCAGTTATCGTGATTATATGCAACTCATCCCTTTGCTTAACCGCTTTTAGCTTCCGAGAGTTTAATTAAAGGAATCAGGCATGAAAACAGTCATATTTGACCTTGACGGCACCATCAGTGATTCCAGTGAGGGAATCTTTCAATCATTCAATTACGCATTGGACAAGATGAATATTGCGACAATTTCACGGACGGAAGTGAACCGTTATATCGGACCACCTCTTAATGATTCTTTCCGCAGTTTGTTGGGTACAGATGATGACGATATGGTTGACGAAGCCGTGCGGTTTTTCCGTAACGACTACACAACGGTTGGTTATAAAATCAATCAGTTATACGCAGGTATTGACGACGCCCTTTTGGAGCTGAATAACAGTGGCTATCGCCTTTTGATTGCGACATCAAAAAAGACTGAGACCGCTCGTGATGTTCTGAGCTATTTTCAAATGGATCACTATTTTCAGGGAATCTATGGGGGAGCGTCGGAAATACCAAAACCGGAATTAGTTCAGCATGTCCTGGCTGAGCACAAGTGTTCTAAAGATATAAGTGTTTTAGTCGGGGATACCCATTTTGATATCCATGCTGCCAAAATGAACAATATTTCATCCATCGGTGTGACCTGGGGGTTTGGTGAAATTGTCGACATTTCTATGGCTGACGTGATGGTCAATTCCCCCGGAGAACTGCTGCAACACATAAAAAAATTAATTGGTTAGGTGGGGGCCTGTCTCTGTTAAAGAAAGCGGGATGGTTTTATTTTCCGTGTGTATTTGATGCTGACAGGAATTTCGCAACAATCAGGTC
This window of the uncultured Desulfuromusa sp. genome carries:
- a CDS encoding HAD hydrolase-like protein, with the translated sequence MKTVIFDLDGTISDSSEGIFQSFNYALDKMNIATISRTEVNRYIGPPLNDSFRSLLGTDDDDMVDEAVRFFRNDYTTVGYKINQLYAGIDDALLELNNSGYRLLIATSKKTETARDVLSYFQMDHYFQGIYGGASEIPKPELVQHVLAEHKCSKDISVLVGDTHFDIHAAKMNNISSIGVTWGFGEIVDISMADVMVNSPGELLQHIKKLIG